A genomic window from Variovorax paradoxus includes:
- a CDS encoding NYN domain-containing protein, whose protein sequence is MIAFFIDADNLCAPSWVEEAFHKLEVGEGRVAVRRAYGSAEKLKGLADVLRSRHIRPFVNLALSKNTTDVALAVDAMDLSYQTPRPTVIAVGSGDADFVPLVLRLRERGFRMVCVSEQGKMAPEAVHAYDHVILVGQEHAVEAPQSPAAELQKLEPPPAKPPAARTVAKKVPAKKAVAKKAPAKKVAAKKAKPAAKKSVGDAAGKVTVAQILNAASSLRAGQPQSLGEVVKLLHDAKLLGKNATSTKLFKKFPFHFELLPPKQPNQIRYIPSP, encoded by the coding sequence ATGATTGCTTTCTTCATAGACGCCGACAACCTTTGTGCGCCTTCCTGGGTCGAGGAAGCCTTTCACAAACTTGAGGTTGGCGAGGGCCGCGTCGCAGTGCGGCGGGCTTACGGGAGTGCTGAGAAACTCAAGGGACTGGCCGATGTGCTTCGCAGCAGACACATCCGTCCATTCGTGAACCTGGCGCTGTCCAAGAACACGACCGATGTGGCCTTGGCTGTTGATGCCATGGATTTGTCGTACCAGACCCCGCGCCCAACCGTCATCGCAGTTGGTTCAGGTGACGCGGATTTCGTGCCATTGGTACTTCGGCTGCGTGAACGCGGCTTTCGCATGGTCTGCGTGTCCGAGCAGGGCAAGATGGCCCCGGAAGCCGTTCATGCCTACGATCACGTGATCCTCGTGGGACAAGAGCACGCCGTCGAGGCGCCGCAATCGCCTGCTGCCGAGTTGCAGAAGTTGGAGCCACCTCCCGCCAAACCGCCAGCGGCCCGAACCGTCGCGAAGAAAGTCCCCGCAAAGAAAGCCGTTGCGAAGAAAGCGCCTGCCAAGAAGGTCGCAGCAAAGAAGGCCAAGCCCGCCGCGAAGAAAAGTGTGGGCGACGCGGCCGGCAAAGTGACTGTCGCTCAGATCCTGAACGCAGCCTCTTCATTAAGGGCGGGACAGCCGCAGTCGCTCGGCGAAGTCGTCAAGTTATTGCATGACGCCAAGCTGCTCGGCAAGAACGCGACCTCGACCAAGCTGTTCAAGAAGTTTCCGTTCCATTTCGAATTGCTGCCGCCGAAACAACCGAACCAGATACGGTACATCCCCTCTCCTTGA
- the pyrC gene encoding dihydroorotase, with the protein MTDTLTITRPDDWHLHVRDGAALEAVVPHSARQFGRALIMPNLRPPVTTAAQAVAYRDRIRAAVPEGTAFEPVMSLYLTDKLPPEEIALAAEAGVRALKLYPAGATTNSDAGVTDIRKTYKTLEAMQKHGLLLLVHGEVTDPAIDLFDREAVFVDRVMIPLRRDFPELKVVFEHLTTKEGAHYVRDAGRFTAATITAHHLLYNRNAIFTGGIRPHYYCLPVLKRETHRVALVEAATSGSDRFFLGTDSAPHPAHLKEHALGCAGCYTALTAIELYAEAFDSVNALDKLEGFASFHGPDFYELPRHTDTITLKRESWTVPETVPYGDATLKPLRGGETVAWQLQN; encoded by the coding sequence ATGACAGACACCCTCACGATCACCCGCCCCGACGACTGGCACCTGCACGTGCGCGATGGCGCCGCCCTCGAAGCCGTCGTTCCCCACAGCGCGCGCCAGTTCGGCCGCGCGCTGATCATGCCGAATCTGCGCCCGCCCGTGACCACCGCCGCACAGGCCGTGGCCTACCGCGACCGCATCCGCGCCGCCGTGCCCGAAGGCACGGCCTTCGAGCCCGTGATGTCGCTCTACCTCACCGACAAGCTGCCGCCCGAAGAGATCGCGCTGGCAGCCGAAGCCGGCGTGCGCGCGCTCAAGCTCTACCCGGCCGGCGCCACCACCAACAGCGATGCCGGCGTGACCGACATCCGCAAGACCTACAAGACGCTCGAGGCCATGCAGAAGCACGGCCTGCTGCTGCTGGTGCACGGTGAGGTGACCGACCCCGCCATCGACCTGTTCGACCGCGAAGCCGTGTTCGTCGACCGCGTGATGATTCCGCTGCGCCGCGACTTCCCCGAGCTGAAGGTGGTGTTCGAGCACCTGACCACGAAGGAAGGCGCCCACTACGTGCGCGACGCCGGCCGCTTCACGGCAGCCACCATCACGGCGCATCACCTGCTGTACAACCGCAACGCCATCTTCACCGGCGGCATCCGCCCGCACTACTACTGCCTGCCCGTGCTCAAGCGCGAGACGCACCGCGTGGCGCTGGTCGAGGCGGCCACCAGCGGCAGCGACCGCTTCTTCCTGGGCACCGACAGCGCGCCGCACCCGGCGCACCTGAAGGAGCATGCGCTGGGCTGCGCTGGCTGCTACACCGCGCTCACGGCCATCGAGCTGTACGCCGAGGCCTTCGACAGCGTGAACGCGCTCGACAAGCTCGAAGGCTTCGCGAGCTTCCACGGCCCTGACTTCTACGAACTGCCGCGCCACACCGACACCATCACGCTCAAGCGCGAAAGCTGGACCGTGCCGGAGACGGTGCCTTATGGCGATGCCACGCTCAAGCCGCTGCGCGGTGGCGAGACGGTGGCTTGGCAGCTACAGAACTGA
- a CDS encoding peptidoglycan-binding protein, whose product MTTLTQGARGADVRRLQEALNRKLQPNPGLVLDGDYGPITRIAVRRLQAANWLAEDGEAGPCTQNLVFGNECHAPILHPVALIPQPTPGQCWAACTAMITRSNVQAVVARTPTELIADDGGLRTFANADDAMTADALFASAHGLTVRPPAPWSVGQLRAALQHGPLMFDLPWGARGYAAGVGLPGHMVLVVGIRGDDDPGGRGTTLRIFDPWPPGKGARSSVNHVKWSQQVPRNACRVFSHP is encoded by the coding sequence ATGACAACACTGACGCAGGGTGCACGTGGCGCCGACGTTCGCAGATTGCAGGAGGCATTGAACCGGAAGCTCCAGCCGAACCCCGGGCTCGTGCTCGACGGCGACTACGGCCCGATTACCCGGATTGCGGTGCGCCGCCTGCAGGCCGCGAACTGGCTCGCCGAAGACGGCGAGGCCGGCCCCTGCACGCAGAACCTGGTGTTCGGCAATGAGTGCCACGCGCCGATCCTGCATCCCGTCGCGCTGATTCCGCAGCCCACGCCCGGCCAGTGCTGGGCCGCCTGCACGGCCATGATCACGCGCTCCAACGTGCAGGCGGTGGTGGCGCGCACGCCCACCGAGCTGATCGCCGACGACGGCGGCCTGCGCACCTTCGCGAATGCCGACGACGCCATGACGGCCGATGCGCTCTTTGCGTCCGCGCACGGCCTGACGGTGCGCCCGCCGGCGCCCTGGTCGGTCGGCCAGTTGCGTGCCGCGCTGCAGCACGGGCCGCTGATGTTCGATCTGCCATGGGGTGCGAGGGGATATGCCGCCGGTGTCGGCCTCCCGGGCCACATGGTGCTCGTCGTGGGCATTCGCGGCGACGACGATCCCGGCGGGCGCGGCACCACGCTGCGAATCTTCGACCCCTGGCCGCCGGGCAAGGGCGCGCGCAGTTCGGTCAACCATGTCAAGTGGAGCCAGCAGGTGCCCCGGAACGCCTGTCGTGTGTTCTCGCATCCGTAG
- a CDS encoding LysR family transcriptional regulator — protein sequence MLSTAMLYFRETAKAGSLRRAAEQLGVAPSAISRQIAKLEGELQTALLDRRANRTTLTPAGELVLAHADQALQNSEALRGALQELIGQPVGTVRVGSIEGMVSHFLANNLARFQKRHPQVKLQASVVGSRAVLEALQEGRIDIALAFNLPERHAFREHARLEQPLCAIVAPTHALARRRSVSFRELEGHRVALPDRSFQIRHLVDRIASKTQVSLDLVIETSTLDMAKGVVRNSDLITFLPRYAALHEVSNGDLCAVPLQERDFAATATSLLTMPGQRQSPASRALLEMLATSMGRYGSNAVPRSDSGNTRVQK from the coding sequence ATGCTGTCCACGGCAATGCTTTACTTTCGCGAGACCGCCAAGGCCGGCTCGCTGCGCCGCGCCGCGGAGCAACTGGGCGTGGCGCCGAGCGCCATCAGCCGCCAGATCGCCAAGCTCGAAGGCGAACTGCAGACCGCCCTGCTCGACCGCCGTGCCAACCGCACCACCCTCACGCCGGCCGGAGAGCTGGTGCTCGCACATGCCGACCAGGCGCTGCAGAACAGCGAGGCACTGCGCGGCGCGTTGCAGGAGCTGATCGGCCAGCCCGTTGGCACAGTGCGCGTCGGCAGCATCGAGGGCATGGTCAGCCACTTCCTTGCGAACAACCTGGCGCGCTTCCAGAAGCGGCATCCGCAGGTGAAGCTGCAGGCCTCGGTGGTGGGCTCGCGCGCGGTGCTCGAAGCGCTGCAGGAGGGCCGCATCGACATCGCGCTGGCCTTCAACCTGCCCGAGCGCCACGCCTTCCGCGAGCATGCGCGGCTGGAGCAGCCGCTGTGCGCCATCGTCGCGCCCACGCATGCGCTGGCGCGGCGGCGCAGCGTGTCGTTCCGCGAACTCGAAGGCCACCGCGTGGCACTGCCCGACCGCTCGTTCCAGATCCGCCACCTGGTCGACCGCATCGCATCGAAGACGCAGGTGTCGCTCGACCTGGTGATCGAGACGAGCACGCTCGACATGGCCAAGGGCGTGGTGCGCAACAGCGATCTCATCACCTTCCTGCCGCGCTATGCGGCGCTGCACGAGGTGTCGAACGGCGACCTGTGCGCCGTGCCGCTGCAGGAGCGCGACTTTGCCGCCACCGCGACCAGCCTGCTCACGATGCCAGGGCAGCGCCAGTCGCCGGCATCGCGCGCGCTGCTCGAAATGCTGGCCACCAGCATGGGGCGCTACGGCTCCAACGCAGTGCCGCGTTCTGATTCCGGCAACACGCGCGTGCAGAAATGA
- the cnbZ gene encoding 2-amino-5-chloromuconate deaminase CnbZ: MTTTSTETTAFPEGGYRYAKGVFQYSAGVAALPGFAIERVRFQQAVPLADGFDAIAAHLRAIGRPLTALCACELRSPAPFSERGFHDFNRIYAGTLERWQLLRGEHNPVARTNVCPRVGAPATPAFQAFSYTVPADDDAGPPSFVVSGGGEAPDGHASYREVMVRLGDTSPDGLRAKLGYVMTEMERRLAVLGFGWRDAAAVQAYTVHDIGALVFDEIVQRGSLTTGLTWHLARPPIVDMEVEMDLRCARREIALSWP, from the coding sequence ATGACAACCACAAGCACCGAAACCACTGCGTTCCCCGAGGGCGGCTACCGCTACGCGAAGGGCGTGTTCCAGTATTCCGCCGGCGTGGCGGCGCTGCCCGGCTTTGCCATCGAGCGGGTGCGCTTTCAGCAGGCCGTGCCGCTGGCCGACGGCTTCGACGCCATCGCGGCGCATCTGCGCGCCATCGGCCGGCCGCTCACCGCGCTGTGCGCCTGCGAACTGCGCTCGCCCGCGCCGTTCTCGGAGCGCGGCTTTCACGACTTCAACCGCATCTATGCCGGCACGCTCGAGCGCTGGCAGTTGCTGCGCGGCGAACACAACCCGGTGGCGCGCACCAACGTGTGCCCTCGCGTCGGCGCACCGGCCACGCCGGCCTTCCAGGCCTTCTCGTACACCGTGCCGGCCGACGACGATGCCGGGCCGCCGAGCTTCGTGGTTTCGGGCGGCGGCGAAGCGCCCGACGGCCACGCCAGCTACCGCGAGGTGATGGTCCGCCTGGGCGACACCAGCCCCGACGGCCTGCGCGCCAAGCTCGGCTACGTGATGACTGAAATGGAACGCCGCCTCGCCGTGCTGGGCTTCGGCTGGCGCGATGCCGCAGCCGTGCAGGCCTACACGGTGCATGACATCGGCGCGCTGGTGTTCGACGAGATCGTGCAGCGCGGCTCACTCACCACCGGCTTGACATGGCACCTCGCGCGCCCGCCGATCGTGGACATGGAAGTCGAGATGGACCTGCGCTGCGCAAGGCGCGAGATCGCGCTGTCATGGCCCTAG
- a CDS encoding ABC transporter substrate-binding protein, whose product MKRAAPALFLKPLAACAALAILALAAPHAMAQEKTLRIAMTAADIPRTLGQPDQGFEGNRFTGIPIYDSLTQWDLSKADAPSVLIPGLATSWAVDAKDKTKWVFKLRPGVKFHDGSAFTADAVVWNVQKVLDKEAVQFDPSQVGVTASRMPTLKSARKIDEMTVELTTSEPDAFLPINLTNLFMASPAHWQKKFDAAAGATPADKAKAAWTAFAADPAGSGPFKVTRFVARERLELAANKAYWDARRVPKIDKVVMLPMPEANARTAALLGGQVDWIEAPAPDAMAQITQRGFKIYSNAQPHVWPWQLSFAEGSPWLDKRVRQAANLCIDRGGMKQLLGGMMAEPKGTVPPGHPWFGKPTFDIKYDVKAAQALMTQAGYSAAKPIKVKVQISASGSGQMQPLPMNEFAQQSLKQCYFDVQFDVIEWNTLFTNWRKGAKDPSANGANAVNISFAAMDPFFAMVRFVSTKAFPPVSNNWGYYGNPEVDKLVADARTSFDDKARDAALAKLHTHIVDDAPFVWIAHDVGPRAMSAKVKNVVQPKSWFIDIATMTMD is encoded by the coding sequence GTGAAGCGTGCTGCCCCTGCCCTGTTCCTGAAGCCCCTGGCCGCCTGCGCGGCGCTCGCCATCCTGGCCCTGGCCGCGCCCCATGCGATGGCCCAGGAAAAGACGCTGCGCATCGCCATGACGGCAGCCGACATTCCGCGCACGCTGGGCCAGCCCGACCAGGGCTTCGAAGGCAACCGCTTCACCGGCATCCCGATCTACGACTCGCTCACGCAGTGGGATCTGTCGAAGGCCGATGCACCGAGCGTGCTGATTCCCGGCCTCGCCACTTCGTGGGCGGTGGACGCCAAGGACAAGACCAAGTGGGTCTTCAAGCTGCGCCCCGGCGTCAAGTTCCATGACGGCTCGGCCTTCACCGCCGACGCCGTGGTGTGGAACGTGCAGAAGGTGCTCGACAAGGAAGCCGTGCAGTTCGACCCCAGCCAGGTCGGCGTGACGGCTTCGCGCATGCCCACGCTCAAGTCGGCGCGCAAGATCGACGAAATGACGGTCGAGCTCACCACCAGCGAGCCCGACGCCTTCCTGCCGATCAACCTCACGAACCTGTTCATGGCCTCGCCCGCGCACTGGCAGAAGAAGTTCGATGCCGCCGCCGGCGCCACGCCCGCCGACAAGGCCAAGGCCGCCTGGACCGCCTTCGCCGCCGACCCCGCCGGCTCGGGCCCGTTCAAGGTCACGCGCTTCGTGGCGCGCGAGCGCCTTGAGCTGGCCGCCAACAAGGCCTACTGGGACGCCAGGCGCGTGCCGAAGATCGACAAGGTCGTGATGCTGCCGATGCCTGAGGCCAATGCGCGCACCGCCGCTCTGCTGGGCGGCCAGGTCGACTGGATCGAGGCGCCCGCGCCCGACGCCATGGCGCAGATCACGCAGCGCGGCTTCAAGATCTATTCGAACGCGCAGCCGCATGTGTGGCCGTGGCAGCTCTCGTTCGCCGAAGGCTCGCCCTGGCTCGACAAGCGCGTGCGCCAGGCCGCCAACCTGTGCATCGACCGCGGCGGCATGAAGCAGTTGCTGGGCGGCATGATGGCCGAGCCCAAGGGCACGGTGCCGCCAGGTCACCCGTGGTTCGGCAAGCCCACCTTCGACATCAAATACGACGTGAAAGCCGCGCAGGCGCTGATGACGCAGGCCGGCTACTCCGCCGCCAAGCCGATCAAGGTGAAGGTGCAGATCTCGGCCTCGGGCTCGGGCCAGATGCAGCCGCTGCCGATGAACGAGTTCGCGCAGCAGTCGCTCAAGCAGTGCTACTTCGACGTGCAGTTCGACGTGATCGAATGGAACACGCTCTTCACCAACTGGCGCAAGGGCGCAAAAGACCCGTCGGCCAACGGCGCCAATGCGGTCAACATCAGCTTCGCGGCCATGGACCCGTTCTTCGCGATGGTGCGCTTCGTGAGCACCAAGGCCTTCCCGCCGGTGTCGAACAACTGGGGCTACTACGGCAACCCCGAGGTCGACAAGCTGGTGGCCGATGCGCGCACCAGCTTCGACGACAAGGCGCGCGACGCCGCGCTCGCCAAGCTGCACACGCACATCGTGGACGACGCGCCCTTCGTGTGGATCGCGCACGACGTCGGTCCGCGCGCAATGTCGGCCAAGGTCAAGAACGTGGTGCAGCCCAAGAGCTGGTTCATCGACATCGCCACGATGACGATGGACTGA
- a CDS encoding ABC transporter permease gives MFAYLLRRVIYAVPIMIGVALVCFLLVHIAPGDPLVSILPPDASAELQAQLRELYGFNRSLPEQFAMWLWRAMHGDLGVSIASNRAVAGEVFTAVGNTLRLAVVATFIGFVLGCLFGFVAGYFRNSWIDRLASMFSVLGVSVPHYWLGMVMVIVFSSQLMWLPATGAGPSGSDDWAWNWEHLQFLLLPALTMSVIPMGIIARTVRALVADILDQEFIVGLRAKGLTHLGVFRHMVKNAAPTALAVMGLQLGYLLGGSILIETVFSWPGTGFLLNSAIFQRDLPLLQGTILVLALFFVLLNLLVDVLQTLLDPRIARA, from the coding sequence ATGTTCGCCTACCTCCTGCGCCGCGTGATCTACGCCGTGCCGATCATGATCGGCGTGGCCCTCGTGTGCTTCCTGCTCGTGCACATCGCGCCGGGCGATCCGCTGGTGTCGATATTGCCGCCCGACGCCTCCGCCGAACTGCAGGCGCAACTGCGCGAGCTCTACGGCTTCAACCGTTCGCTGCCCGAGCAGTTCGCGATGTGGCTGTGGCGCGCGATGCACGGCGACCTGGGCGTGTCCATTGCCAGCAACCGCGCGGTGGCCGGCGAGGTGTTCACCGCCGTGGGCAACACGCTGCGGCTCGCGGTGGTGGCAACCTTCATCGGCTTCGTGCTGGGCTGCCTGTTCGGCTTTGTGGCGGGCTACTTCCGCAACTCGTGGATCGACCGCCTGGCCTCGATGTTCTCGGTGCTGGGCGTGAGCGTGCCGCACTACTGGCTGGGCATGGTGATGGTGATCGTGTTCTCGTCGCAGCTCATGTGGCTGCCGGCCACCGGCGCGGGCCCCAGCGGCTCCGACGACTGGGCCTGGAACTGGGAGCACCTGCAGTTCTTGTTGCTGCCGGCGCTCACGATGTCGGTGATTCCGATGGGCATCATCGCGCGCACGGTGCGCGCACTGGTGGCCGACATCCTCGACCAGGAGTTCATCGTCGGCCTGCGCGCCAAGGGGCTCACGCACCTCGGCGTGTTCCGCCACATGGTGAAGAACGCGGCGCCCACGGCGCTGGCGGTGATGGGCCTGCAGCTGGGCTATCTGCTCGGCGGCTCGATCCTCATCGAGACCGTGTTCTCGTGGCCGGGCACCGGCTTTTTGCTCAACTCGGCCATCTTCCAGCGCGACCTGCCGCTGCTGCAGGGAACGATTCTTGTGCTGGCGCTGTTCTTCGTGCTGCTGAATCTGCTGGTCGACGTGCTGCAGACCCTGCTCGACCCACGCATTGCCCGGGCCTGA
- a CDS encoding ABC transporter permease, producing the protein MSSVLAPSSIAAAVEPLPTQRSRGYWASVWLRFRRDPVAVGAAIVVLLLIALAVFGPWLAPSDPYQSSMLKRLKPIGTEGLPFGSDELGRDMLSRLIVGARLSLFIGITPVLCAFVLGTIIGIVAGYAGGLTNTLIMRTIDVFYAFPSVLLAIALSGTLGAGVVNSLISLTIVFIPQIARVAESVTTQVRTRDYVEAARASGASPFTIVRVHVLGNVLGPIFVYATSLIAVSMILASGLSFLGLGVKPPEPEWGLMLNTLRTAIYVQPWVAALPGAMIFITSISFNILSDGLRSAMDNKG; encoded by the coding sequence ATGTCCTCCGTGCTCGCCCCCTCCTCCATCGCCGCGGCCGTCGAGCCGCTGCCCACCCAGCGCTCGCGCGGCTACTGGGCCTCGGTGTGGCTGCGCTTCCGGCGCGACCCGGTCGCCGTCGGCGCGGCCATCGTCGTGCTGCTGCTGATCGCGCTCGCAGTCTTCGGCCCCTGGCTCGCACCATCGGACCCCTACCAGTCGTCGATGCTCAAGCGCCTGAAGCCCATCGGCACCGAGGGCCTGCCCTTCGGCAGCGACGAGCTGGGCCGCGACATGCTCTCGCGCCTCATCGTCGGTGCGCGGCTGTCGCTGTTCATCGGCATCACACCGGTGCTGTGTGCCTTCGTGTTGGGCACGATCATCGGCATCGTCGCGGGCTACGCGGGTGGGCTGACCAACACGCTCATCATGCGCACCATCGACGTGTTCTATGCCTTCCCCTCGGTGCTGCTGGCCATCGCGCTGTCGGGCACGCTGGGTGCGGGGGTGGTCAATTCGCTGATCTCGCTGACCATCGTGTTCATTCCGCAGATAGCGCGCGTGGCCGAGAGCGTGACCACGCAGGTGCGCACCCGCGACTATGTGGAGGCGGCGCGCGCTTCGGGTGCCAGCCCCTTCACCATCGTGCGGGTGCATGTGCTGGGCAATGTGCTCGGACCGATCTTCGTGTACGCCACCAGCCTGATCGCGGTGTCGATGATCCTGGCTTCGGGCCTGTCGTTCCTCGGTCTCGGCGTGAAGCCGCCGGAGCCCGAGTGGGGGCTGATGCTCAACACGCTGCGCACCGCCATCTATGTGCAGCCCTGGGTTGCGGCGCTGCCGGGCGCGATGATCTTCATCACTTCGATCTCTTTCAACATCTTGTCCGACGGGCTTCGGTCTGCCATGGACAACAAGGGGTGA
- a CDS encoding ABC transporter ATP-binding protein → MDAPKDIGGPAQPLLTIKGLVKHFPLKKDPLGRGGGVVRAVDGVDFEVLKGETLGVVGESGCGKSTTARLLMQLIEPTRGEVVFDGREVGSRDLPLKEFRRQVQMVFQDSYASLNPRLTIEDSIAFGPQVHGVPRRESVERARDLLARVGLSPQRFAERYPHELSGGQRQRVNIARALALQPRMVILDEAVSALDKSVEAQVINLLLDLKTEFGLTYVFISHDLNVVRYVSDRVMVMYLGQVAEIGPADALYDAPAHPYTRALLSSMPSMDPDHRTEEAALAGDPPNPINPPSGCRFHPRCALASPVCAKVVPERIVTGSQHAVSCLIHEAGSGHPMAIETPRQAA, encoded by the coding sequence ATGGACGCACCCAAAGACATCGGCGGCCCAGCCCAACCGCTCCTGACAATCAAGGGCCTGGTCAAGCACTTCCCCCTGAAGAAAGACCCGCTGGGCCGCGGCGGCGGCGTAGTGCGCGCAGTCGACGGCGTGGACTTCGAAGTGCTCAAGGGCGAAACGCTCGGCGTGGTCGGTGAGTCAGGCTGCGGCAAATCGACCACCGCACGCCTGCTGATGCAGCTCATCGAACCCACACGCGGCGAAGTCGTGTTCGACGGCCGCGAGGTCGGCAGCCGCGACCTGCCGCTGAAGGAATTCCGCCGCCAGGTGCAGATGGTGTTCCAGGACAGCTACGCCTCGCTGAACCCGCGCCTCACCATCGAAGACTCGATCGCCTTCGGGCCGCAGGTGCACGGCGTGCCTCGGCGCGAATCGGTGGAACGGGCGCGCGACCTGCTGGCTCGCGTGGGACTGTCGCCGCAGCGCTTTGCCGAGCGCTACCCGCACGAACTCTCGGGCGGCCAGCGGCAGCGCGTGAACATCGCGCGGGCACTGGCACTGCAGCCGCGCATGGTGATCCTCGACGAAGCCGTCTCCGCGCTCGACAAATCGGTGGAAGCACAGGTCATCAACCTGCTGCTCGACCTGAAGACCGAGTTCGGCTTGACCTACGTGTTCATCAGCCACGACCTCAACGTGGTGCGCTACGTGAGCGACCGCGTCATGGTGATGTACCTCGGCCAGGTGGCAGAGATCGGCCCGGCCGATGCGCTGTACGACGCGCCCGCGCACCCCTACACGCGTGCGCTGCTGTCCTCCATGCCGTCGATGGACCCTGACCACCGCACCGAAGAAGCCGCGCTCGCGGGCGATCCGCCGAACCCCATCAATCCGCCCTCGGGCTGCCGCTTTCATCCGCGCTGCGCACTGGCCTCGCCGGTGTGCGCCAAGGTCGTGCCCGAGCGCATCGTCACCGGTTCGCAGCATGCGGTGAGCTGCCTGATCCACGAGGCGGGCAGTGGGCATCCGATGGCCATCGAAACCCCGAGGCAAGCAGCATGA
- a CDS encoding ABC transporter ATP-binding protein, translating to MSDNNEPMVRLRDLSVTFSGGRKPVHAVSGVSLEVQRGEVVALIGESGSGKSVTMRTLLRLHPERRTRMGGTVQVAGRDVLAMSQRELADFRGKVASMIFQEPLLALDPVYSVGAQIVESIRRHESVSQAEAQQRALALFERVRIPSPERRLQAYPHEMSGGMRQRAMIALALACKPQLLLADEPTTALDATVQIQILLLLRELQRDLGLSVIFVTHDIGAAVEVADRIAVMYAGRIVEEGTARELIRSPRHPYTIALLKSRAHGALARGTRLETIGGAPPDLSALPPGCAFAERCALASDACRAAQPPVVELAPNHRVRCIHTDAAAAIAPVLVA from the coding sequence ATGAGCGACAACAACGAACCGATGGTCCGCCTGCGCGACCTCAGCGTCACCTTCAGCGGTGGCCGCAAGCCGGTGCACGCCGTCAGCGGCGTGAGCCTCGAAGTGCAGCGCGGCGAGGTCGTCGCGCTGATCGGCGAATCGGGCTCGGGCAAGAGCGTGACCATGCGCACCCTGCTGCGCCTGCACCCCGAGCGCCGCACCCGCATGGGCGGCACGGTGCAGGTCGCAGGCCGCGACGTGCTCGCGATGTCGCAGCGCGAGCTGGCCGACTTCCGCGGCAAGGTCGCGTCGATGATTTTCCAGGAGCCGCTGCTGGCGCTCGACCCGGTGTATTCGGTGGGTGCGCAGATCGTCGAGTCGATCCGCCGGCACGAATCCGTCTCACAGGCCGAGGCGCAACAACGTGCGCTGGCGCTGTTCGAGCGCGTGCGCATTCCGAGCCCCGAACGGCGCCTGCAGGCCTATCCGCACGAGATGTCGGGCGGCATGCGCCAGCGCGCCATGATCGCGCTGGCGCTCGCCTGCAAGCCCCAGCTGCTGCTGGCCGACGAGCCCACCACCGCGCTCGACGCCACGGTGCAGATCCAGATCCTGCTTCTGCTGCGCGAACTGCAGCGCGACCTGGGGCTGTCGGTGATCTTCGTCACGCACGACATCGGCGCCGCCGTCGAGGTGGCCGACCGCATCGCCGTGATGTATGCGGGCCGCATCGTCGAGGAAGGCACTGCGCGCGAGCTGATCCGCTCGCCGCGCCATCCGTACACGATTGCGCTGCTCAAGAGCCGCGCGCACGGTGCGCTGGCACGCGGCACGCGGCTCGAAACCATCGGCGGCGCGCCGCCCGACCTGTCCGCACTGCCGCCCGGCTGCGCCTTTGCCGAACGCTGCGCGCTCGCAAGCGACGCCTGCCGCGCCGCGCAACCACCAGTGGTCGAGCTTGCGCCAAACCACCGCGTGCGCTGCATCCACACCGATGCGGCAGCGGCCATTGCGCCGGTGCTCGTCGCCTGA